DNA sequence from the Deinococcota bacterium genome:
CGACGGGCGAGGCCGAGGTTGTCGCCGAAAACATCGGCGTCAGCGTTCAGGGGCTGCCCGACCAGGAGGCGGTGAGCTACGTTCAGCGCCAGGACGACGAAACCTCGGTTATCGCCGTGTTCGACGCCGTCAGCCGGGAGACGCGCTCCGTAGTGGAGACCCTTCCTGGCGTAGACGCCCACGCCTGGATGCCGGACGGCACGCTCCTCATGGCGCAGGACGACACCATCTACAGCTGGCAAGAAGGCCAGGATGGCTGGCAGCCCTTTATGGACTTTAGCGAGGCCGGCGTGAGCGGGATTGGCCGCTTGGCCGTCAGTCCCGACGGCGGCAGGCTCGCCTTTGTGATTAGCAGGTAAGGAGAAACTAATGTCCGACAGCAACCTACAAGGCATGGAGCACACCAAGCAGTACGAGTTCAGCCTGCCCGAAGAGTACTTTTTCCGCTCGGAAAAGGGCCTCGACCGCCGGGTGATAGAGCAGATAAGCTATCACAAGAACGAGCCCGCCTGGATGCTCGAGTTTCGGCTCAAGGCCCTGGCGATCGCCGAGAAGAAGGGCCGTCCCAAGTGGGGCCCGGACCTGAGCGCCCTCAACTTTGACGACATCTACTTCTACATCCGCCCCCAGGACCGCAAGGGCAGCAACTCCTGGGAGGACGTGCCCGAGGAGATCCGTGAGACCTACCGCCGGCTGGGCATCCCCGAGGCCGAGCAGAAGGCCTTGGCGGGCGTCGGCGCGCAGTACGAGTCGGAGATGGTCTACCACTCGCTCAAGGAGGAGTGGCAAAAGCAGGGCGTCATCTTCTTGGATTCCGACACCGGTCTGCAGGAGCACCCCGAGCTCTTCAGGGAGTACTTCGGCACCGTTGTGCCCCCCGAGGACAACTACTTCGCCGCGGTCAATTCGGCGGCGTGGTCGGGCGGGTCGTTCGTCTACGTGCCGCCGGGCGTCGAGATCGAGGTGCCCTTGCAGGCTTACTTTTTGATCAACGCCCAGAGCATGGGCCAGTTCGAGCGCACGCTCATCATCGGCGACGTCGGCTCGAAGTTCCACTACATCGAGGGCTGCACCGCGCCGACTTACAACTCCGACTCCTTCCATAGCGGCGTGATTGAAATCGTCTGCAAGGAGCGCAGCCGGGTGCGCTACTCGACCATCCAGAACTGGTCGCACAACGTCTACAACCTGGTCACCCAGCGCGCCTTGGTCTACAAGGACGCCTCGATGGGCTGGCTCGACGGCAACTTGGGCTCGAAGGTGACGATGAAGTACCCGAGCACCTACCTGCTCGAGGAGGGCGCCCGCGGCGAGGTCCTCTCCATCGCCTTCGCCGGCAAAGGTCAGCACCAGGACGCCGGCGCCAAGGTCATCCACGCCGCGCCCAACACCAGTTCGTCGATCGTCTCCAAGTCGATCTCCAAGGACGGCGGCCGGAGCTCCTACCGCGGCCTGGTGAAGATCTACGAAGGCGCCACCCACGCCCGCTCGAACGTCGAGTGCGACGCCTTGCTCCTAGACGATCGCGCCAAGACCGACACCTACCCCTATATCGAGATCAACGAGAAGACCGCCCACGTCGGCCACGAGGCCAGCGTGTCCAAGCTGAACGACGAGCAGATCTTCTATCTGCAGTCGCGCGGCCTGGAAAAAGCCGAGGCGGCGGCGCTGATCGTCCGCGGCTTCTTGGAGCCCGTCGCCAAGGAATTGCCGCTCGAGTACGCGGTCGAGCTGAACCGACTGATCGAGCTCGAGATGGAAGGGAGTGTAGGCTAACGATGGCTCAGGCCGCTCAGCCGTCACCCGTTGCTTGTAATCTCGCGGCATTTACGCCCAAGCAACGCGAAAGGTATAACCGGCTGTTGGAAAGTCTTAGGCAAGCAACTGTTGAAACCCGCGAACTTCCTGATGGCTACGCTTTTCGCTTCGCCACAGATGAATCGACCTGGATGAAGGTGGCTGAGTACGTGAGCCTCGAGCGCCTTTGTTGCCCTTTCTTCGAGTTCAAGCTGATTCACGAATCTGAGGGCGGGGCTGTCTGGCTGCATATGACGGGGCGAGAAGTCAAAGAATTTCTCAGCTCGCAGTTGCGCTAAGGAGGAGCACCCTGTGAGCTTTGAGGAAGTTAAAACGCTGGTGCTAAATCTCAACTTGAGAGAGCGGGCTGCACTGGCGCAGGCGTTGTTGCAAACTATCGAGCAACCCGCCAAGGAAGAGATCGCGGCGCTC
Encoded proteins:
- the sufB gene encoding Fe-S cluster assembly protein SufB, encoding MEHTKQYEFSLPEEYFFRSEKGLDRRVIEQISYHKNEPAWMLEFRLKALAIAEKKGRPKWGPDLSALNFDDIYFYIRPQDRKGSNSWEDVPEEIRETYRRLGIPEAEQKALAGVGAQYESEMVYHSLKEEWQKQGVIFLDSDTGLQEHPELFREYFGTVVPPEDNYFAAVNSAAWSGGSFVYVPPGVEIEVPLQAYFLINAQSMGQFERTLIIGDVGSKFHYIEGCTAPTYNSDSFHSGVIEIVCKERSRVRYSTIQNWSHNVYNLVTQRALVYKDASMGWLDGNLGSKVTMKYPSTYLLEEGARGEVLSIAFAGKGQHQDAGAKVIHAAPNTSSSIVSKSISKDGGRSSYRGLVKIYEGATHARSNVECDALLLDDRAKTDTYPYIEINEKTAHVGHEASVSKLNDEQIFYLQSRGLEKAEAAALIVRGFLEPVAKELPLEYAVELNRLIELEMEGSVG
- a CDS encoding addiction module protein, giving the protein MSFEEVKTLVLNLNLRERAALAQALLQTIEQPAKEEIAALWLEEAERRLDLVERGKMRIISGEEARQRVRKAVP